The following are encoded in a window of Roseimaritima ulvae genomic DNA:
- the carB gene encoding carbamoyl-phosphate synthase large subunit, whose product MPRRDDIKKILLIGSGPIVIGQACEFDYSGTQACKALREEGYEVVLVNSNPATIMTDPDMADATYIEPLTWQMIEKVIAKERPDALLPTLGGQTGLNAAMDLEKHGVLEKYGVEMIGADAAVIAKAEERDQFKAAMEKIGLDVCTGDTVHTLEEARQVLAKIGLPCVVRPSFTMGGSGSAIAYNRDDFDALVQNGLDQSPVTEVLVEESIIGWKEYEMEVMRDVDDNVVIICSIENFDAMGVHTGDSITVAPAQTLTDKEYQRMRDASLAVIREIGVETGGSNIQFAVHPDTGRMIVIEMNPRVSRSSALASKATGFPIAKIAAKLAVGYRLWELPNDITKVTKACFEPTIDYVVTKIPRFAFEKFPEADATLTTQMKSVGETMAIGRSFKESLQKALRGLEVGAFGLGCDAKDRWGTDEQPDDDEIRARLSTPGDGRIFFIRYAMKAGYSVDQIHEITHIDPWFLDHLSQIVEQEDRLREIPTLEDMTVEQMRETKRMGFSDRQLAHLFGKTEMQVRAFRKGQGVTPVFKSVDTCAAEFEAYTPYYYSTYEQEDELPPATELSRVMILGGGPNRIGQGIEFDYCCCHASFALREIGCQSVMVNSNPETVSTDYDTSDMLFFEPLTIEDVLNIHDAINPQGVIAQFGGQTPLNLARGLSDAGVPIIGTSVETIEAAEDRELFQALINELGLKQPPSGIARTMSEARRELAEIGFPALVRPSFVLGGRAMEICYDKAQFDRYVAEAFVVAEGQPVLIDRFLEDATEVDVDAISDGEQCILMGIMEHIEEAGVHSGDSACAIPPFNLPQHVLAEIREATKKLAMRLNVVGLMNIQFAVKIEDGKPVLYVLEVNPRASRTVPFVAKATGVRVAGLATKVMYGKKLSELGVDREPIPRHVAIKEAVFPFRKFAGVDIVLGPEMRSTGEVMGVSEKFSLAFAKSQIAAGTLLPESGNIFISLSASHKDHVVELGRALTGLGFRLLATVGTAARLAEAGVEVQRVKKIAEGKPNLIDYLKNGDVQLILNTPSGKGARTDEGKIRAAGVQYGVPCITTLAAAEAAVRAMQALRDGELSVLSLQDRYAE is encoded by the coding sequence GTGCCTCGTCGAGACGACATTAAAAAGATTCTGTTGATTGGTAGCGGTCCGATTGTGATCGGACAGGCCTGCGAATTCGACTATTCCGGCACACAGGCTTGTAAAGCGCTCCGCGAAGAGGGCTATGAGGTGGTGCTGGTCAACAGCAATCCGGCCACCATCATGACCGATCCGGATATGGCCGATGCGACCTATATCGAGCCGCTGACCTGGCAGATGATCGAGAAGGTAATCGCCAAGGAACGCCCCGATGCATTGCTTCCCACCCTGGGGGGGCAGACTGGCCTAAATGCGGCCATGGATCTGGAGAAACACGGCGTGCTGGAAAAGTACGGCGTGGAAATGATCGGCGCCGACGCGGCCGTGATCGCGAAAGCCGAGGAGCGCGATCAGTTCAAAGCGGCGATGGAAAAAATCGGACTCGACGTCTGCACCGGCGACACCGTCCACACGCTCGAGGAAGCTCGCCAGGTATTGGCCAAGATCGGGTTGCCCTGTGTCGTCCGCCCCAGCTTTACGATGGGCGGCAGCGGTTCGGCGATCGCTTATAACCGCGACGACTTCGATGCTCTGGTGCAAAACGGACTGGACCAGAGTCCTGTGACCGAAGTCCTGGTCGAAGAATCCATCATCGGCTGGAAAGAGTACGAGATGGAGGTCATGCGCGATGTCGACGACAACGTGGTGATCATCTGCAGCATCGAAAACTTTGACGCCATGGGCGTCCACACCGGCGACTCGATCACGGTAGCTCCGGCGCAAACCCTGACCGACAAGGAATACCAGCGGATGCGCGATGCGTCGCTGGCCGTGATCCGCGAGATCGGCGTCGAAACGGGCGGTTCGAATATCCAGTTCGCCGTGCATCCCGATACCGGTCGGATGATCGTGATCGAAATGAACCCGCGGGTCTCGCGCTCCTCCGCCCTGGCCAGTAAAGCCACCGGGTTCCCGATCGCAAAGATCGCCGCCAAGTTGGCCGTCGGGTATCGCTTGTGGGAACTGCCCAACGACATCACCAAAGTAACCAAAGCCTGCTTCGAACCGACCATCGATTACGTGGTCACCAAAATTCCCCGCTTCGCGTTCGAGAAATTCCCCGAAGCCGACGCCACGCTGACGACCCAGATGAAAAGCGTCGGCGAGACGATGGCCATCGGGCGATCCTTCAAGGAGTCGCTGCAAAAGGCGCTTCGCGGCTTGGAGGTTGGCGCTTTTGGGCTGGGCTGCGACGCCAAAGATCGCTGGGGCACCGACGAGCAACCCGACGACGATGAAATTCGGGCTCGGCTAAGCACGCCCGGCGACGGACGGATTTTCTTCATTCGCTACGCCATGAAGGCCGGCTACTCGGTCGACCAAATTCACGAGATCACCCACATCGATCCCTGGTTCCTGGACCACCTCTCGCAAATTGTCGAGCAGGAAGACCGGCTCCGCGAAATCCCCACGCTCGAAGACATGACGGTCGAGCAGATGCGGGAAACCAAACGCATGGGCTTCTCCGACCGCCAGTTGGCCCATCTGTTCGGTAAAACCGAAATGCAGGTGCGGGCTTTCCGCAAAGGCCAGGGCGTCACGCCGGTTTTCAAAAGTGTCGATACCTGTGCTGCGGAATTCGAAGCTTATACGCCGTATTACTACAGCACCTACGAGCAGGAAGACGAACTGCCGCCGGCCACCGAGTTGTCGCGGGTGATGATCCTGGGCGGCGGACCCAACCGCATCGGCCAGGGCATCGAATTCGACTATTGCTGTTGCCATGCCAGTTTCGCGCTTCGCGAAATCGGTTGCCAAAGCGTGATGGTCAACAGCAACCCCGAAACCGTCAGTACGGATTACGACACCAGTGACATGCTGTTCTTCGAACCGTTGACGATCGAAGACGTGTTGAATATCCACGATGCCATCAACCCTCAAGGCGTGATCGCCCAGTTCGGTGGGCAGACGCCATTGAACCTGGCACGCGGGTTGTCCGATGCCGGCGTACCGATCATCGGCACTTCGGTGGAAACCATCGAAGCGGCCGAAGACAGGGAATTGTTCCAAGCCCTGATCAACGAGCTGGGCCTGAAACAACCGCCTTCGGGAATCGCCCGCACGATGAGCGAAGCGCGGCGGGAATTGGCCGAAATCGGTTTCCCCGCTCTGGTCCGGCCCAGTTTTGTGCTGGGCGGGCGAGCCATGGAGATCTGCTACGACAAGGCACAGTTCGATCGCTACGTGGCGGAAGCTTTTGTGGTTGCCGAAGGCCAGCCGGTGCTGATCGACCGCTTCCTGGAAGACGCCACCGAAGTCGATGTGGATGCCATCTCCGATGGAGAGCAATGCATCTTGATGGGCATCATGGAGCACATCGAAGAGGCCGGCGTCCACTCCGGTGACTCGGCGTGTGCCATCCCGCCGTTCAACTTGCCGCAACACGTGCTGGCCGAAATTCGTGAAGCCACCAAGAAACTGGCCATGCGATTGAACGTTGTCGGCCTGATGAACATCCAGTTCGCCGTCAAGATCGAAGATGGCAAGCCGGTGCTGTATGTGCTGGAAGTGAATCCGCGAGCCAGTCGAACCGTACCCTTTGTCGCCAAAGCCACCGGGGTACGCGTCGCGGGCCTGGCCACCAAGGTCATGTACGGCAAGAAGCTGAGTGAGTTGGGCGTCGACCGCGAGCCGATTCCACGGCACGTGGCAATCAAAGAAGCCGTGTTCCCGTTCCGCAAGTTTGCCGGCGTCGACATCGTGTTGGGCCCGGAGATGCGGAGCACGGGCGAAGTCATGGGGGTCAGTGAGAAGTTCTCGTTGGCGTTTGCGAAAAGCCAGATCGCTGCCGGTACGCTGCTGCCCGAATCGGGAAACATCTTCATTAGCTTGTCGGCCAGCCACAAAGATCACGTCGTCGAATTGGGCCGCGCCCTGACCGGGCTAGGTTTTCGCTTGTTGGCCACCGTCGGCACCGCCGCGAGATTGGCCGAAGCCGGCGTCGAGGTGCAGCGCGTTAAGAAGATAGCCGAAGGCAAGCCGAACCTGATCGACTACCTGAAAAACGGTGACGTGCAGCTGATCCTCAACACGCCCAGCGGTAAAGGTGCCCGAACCGACGAAGGTAAAATCCGGGCTGCCGGCGTGCAGTACGGCGTGCCCTGTATCACCACCCTGGCCGCCGCCGAAGCCGCCGTCCGCGCCATGCAAGCGCTCCGCGATGGGGAGCTATCGGTACTGTCGCTCCAAGATCGCTACGCCGAATAA
- a CDS encoding STAS domain-containing protein: MSASVSDHVRYKTEGNHLVAQLLDSQITTWKVASRIRDSLLQAIDHQGSNVQAVRIDLAHVERIGSAGLNELIGFRTRARGQGLHVELSAAQPQVREVLMLTRLDRVFEVPEPALPSGQ, from the coding sequence ATGTCAGCCAGCGTATCGGATCACGTGCGTTACAAGACCGAAGGCAACCACTTGGTTGCCCAACTACTAGATAGCCAGATCACCACCTGGAAAGTTGCCAGCCGGATCCGCGACAGCTTGTTGCAGGCGATTGATCACCAAGGCTCCAACGTCCAAGCGGTACGCATCGACTTGGCGCATGTTGAGCGGATTGGCAGCGCGGGCTTGAACGAACTGATCGGCTTCCGCACACGAGCTCGAGGACAAGGGCTGCACGTCGAACTCTCCGCCGCCCAACCCCAAGTTCGCGAAGTGCTAATGCTAACCCGCTTGGACCGGGTGTTCGAAGTCCCCGAGCCGGCCCTGCCCAGCGGCCAATAA